Proteins encoded within one genomic window of Parolsenella massiliensis:
- a CDS encoding NTP transferase domain-containing protein, which yields MITYLEFRVLSSLATRSAATQRELAAHAGVSLGSANKALRSLGSAGLVTEGLDVTDAGREALKPFRVRGAVILAAGLGRRFAPLSFERPKALFRVRGEVLIERLIRQLRQSGVSDIYVVVGPMKESFYYLEDKLGVHLVQTTEYATRNNHASLWSARDHLANAYVCPADQYYEENFFHPFEYRSNCVAIRAQGKGAKQAFDLGANDLIVAARKDTSEAWRMAGPAYLDREFSEDYLDILEQEYNLPETEGKLWETIFIEHVDELHMFAHKLVRDTIHEFDYLGDLCAFDTAFMDNVDSDILDNICRTLGCSRDDITDVRPLDAGLTNLSVLFSCKGARYVYRHPGAGTDEIVNREAETYALKVASKLGLDTSFIYEDPKVGWKISRFIEGCEEFDYGNEAEVTRALQIARTLHESDASSPWKFDFYDEGRKIWRLLEGEGWPLPADFSELAEQIGRLVGPMRAGAGKPVLCHNDFYGPNLLVRGDDICLIDWEYAAMGDYGCDFGNFVAQGSGYDVDRALAVLPYYFGRVPTDEERLHCMACVAVVGWYWYVWALFKECKGSPVGKWTRIWYDAAKRFGAAAQRMLDESCAGLHALSRPEFDALTAVEGGHAAQANAKVMASLAQEGLVSNEGEGGSARLTTAGFMALEPYRARRAVFFAAGFGSRMLPITVNTPKPLVRVHGKRFIERLLDAVIAAGIEEIYVVRGYLADEFDILLKKYPQIRFIDNPLYDETNNISSAVAAVKAAPRCFEQAYAFESDLYLTDPGYISKYQYQSNYLGFHVDETRDWYFEANDEGRITKLAKDLGHDCWQMVGLSFWSAEDGARLARDLPTTFEASEENRQIFWDDIPCRICADSYNVHVRECDPSHIIEIDSFAELQEVDPSYRPRA from the coding sequence ATGATCACCTACCTGGAATTCCGCGTCCTGTCGTCTCTCGCCACGAGAAGCGCCGCCACGCAGCGCGAGCTCGCGGCCCACGCGGGCGTCTCGCTGGGCTCTGCCAACAAGGCGCTTCGCTCGCTTGGCTCGGCGGGCCTCGTCACCGAGGGGCTCGACGTCACCGACGCCGGCCGAGAGGCGCTCAAGCCCTTCCGCGTGCGCGGCGCCGTCATCCTGGCGGCGGGCCTGGGCAGGAGGTTCGCCCCGTTGTCGTTCGAGCGGCCCAAGGCGCTGTTCCGCGTGAGGGGCGAGGTACTCATCGAGCGTCTCATCCGCCAGCTGCGCCAGTCTGGCGTCTCCGACATCTACGTGGTCGTGGGCCCCATGAAGGAGAGCTTCTACTACCTGGAGGACAAGCTCGGCGTACACCTCGTCCAGACGACGGAGTACGCCACGAGAAACAACCACGCCTCGCTGTGGAGCGCCCGCGACCACCTGGCCAACGCCTACGTGTGCCCCGCAGACCAGTACTACGAAGAGAACTTCTTCCACCCCTTCGAGTACCGCTCGAACTGCGTGGCGATCCGCGCCCAGGGCAAGGGCGCCAAGCAGGCCTTCGACCTGGGCGCCAACGACCTCATCGTGGCCGCGCGCAAGGACACGAGCGAGGCGTGGCGCATGGCCGGCCCCGCCTACCTCGACCGCGAGTTCTCCGAGGACTACCTCGACATCCTCGAGCAGGAGTACAACCTGCCCGAGACCGAGGGCAAGCTGTGGGAGACCATCTTCATCGAGCACGTCGACGAGCTGCACATGTTCGCCCACAAGCTCGTGCGCGACACGATTCACGAGTTCGACTACCTGGGCGACCTGTGCGCCTTCGACACCGCCTTCATGGACAACGTCGACTCGGACATCCTCGACAACATCTGCCGCACGCTCGGGTGCTCCCGAGACGACATCACCGACGTGCGGCCGCTCGACGCGGGCCTCACCAACCTGTCGGTGCTCTTCAGCTGCAAGGGGGCGCGCTACGTCTACCGCCACCCCGGCGCCGGCACCGACGAGATCGTGAACCGCGAGGCCGAGACCTACGCGCTCAAGGTGGCCTCGAAGCTCGGGCTCGACACGAGCTTCATCTACGAGGATCCCAAGGTGGGGTGGAAGATCAGCCGCTTCATCGAGGGCTGCGAGGAGTTCGACTACGGTAACGAGGCCGAGGTCACGCGCGCGCTCCAGATTGCCCGGACGCTTCACGAAAGCGACGCCTCCTCCCCCTGGAAGTTCGACTTCTATGACGAGGGCAGAAAGATCTGGCGCCTGCTCGAGGGCGAGGGCTGGCCGCTTCCCGCGGACTTCTCCGAGCTCGCCGAGCAGATCGGCAGGCTCGTGGGACCCATGCGGGCCGGCGCTGGCAAGCCGGTACTCTGCCACAACGACTTCTACGGCCCCAACCTGCTCGTGCGCGGCGACGACATCTGCCTCATCGACTGGGAGTACGCGGCGATGGGCGACTACGGCTGTGACTTTGGAAACTTCGTGGCGCAGGGGTCGGGCTACGACGTCGACCGGGCGCTCGCGGTGCTTCCCTACTACTTTGGCCGCGTCCCCACCGACGAGGAGCGCCTCCACTGCATGGCGTGCGTGGCCGTCGTGGGCTGGTACTGGTACGTGTGGGCCCTGTTCAAGGAGTGCAAGGGCTCGCCTGTGGGCAAGTGGACGCGCATCTGGTACGACGCCGCCAAGCGCTTCGGCGCCGCAGCCCAACGGATGCTCGACGAGAGCTGCGCGGGGCTGCACGCCCTCTCGCGCCCGGAGTTCGACGCGCTCACGGCCGTCGAGGGAGGCCACGCCGCCCAGGCGAACGCCAAGGTCATGGCCTCGCTTGCGCAGGAGGGGCTCGTCTCGAACGAGGGCGAGGGTGGCTCGGCCAGGCTCACCACGGCAGGCTTCATGGCGCTCGAGCCCTACCGCGCAAGGCGCGCCGTGTTCTTCGCGGCGGGCTTTGGCAGCCGCATGCTGCCCATCACGGTGAACACGCCCAAGCCCCTCGTGCGCGTCCACGGCAAGCGCTTCATCGAGCGGCTGCTCGACGCGGTGATCGCGGCGGGCATCGAGGAGATCTACGTGGTCCGCGGCTACCTCGCCGACGAGTTCGACATCCTGCTCAAGAAGTACCCGCAGATCCGCTTTATCGACAACCCGCTCTATGACGAGACGAACAACATCTCCTCGGCCGTGGCCGCGGTGAAGGCGGCGCCAAGGTGCTTCGAGCAGGCGTACGCCTTCGAGAGCGACCTGTACCTCACAGACCCCGGCTACATCTCAAAGTACCAGTACCAGAGCAACTACCTGGGCTTTCACGTGGACGAGACCCGCGACTGGTACTTCGAGGCAAACGATGAGGGCCGCATCACCAAGCTCGCCAAGGACCTGGGCCACGACTGCTGGCAGATGGTGGGGCTCTCCTTCTGGAGTGCCGAGGACGGGGCGCGCCTGGCCCGAGACCTGCCGACCACGTTCGAGGCCAGCGAGGAGAACCGCCAGATCTTCTGGGACGACATCCCCTGCCGCATCTGCGCGGACTCCTACAACGTGCACGTGCGCGAGTGCGACCCCTCCCACATCATCGAGATCGACTCGTTCGCCGAGCTGCAGGAGGTCGACCCCAGCTACCGCCCGCGCGCCTAG
- a CDS encoding amidohydrolase, with translation MVVYEGSILTVNEDDDVARYLVEDGGRIVYVGNELPGRYEAAPRVELGDRALCPSFVDTHEHLASFATFNAGLNVMEARTNAQICEMVGHFAERSTSKTLIAFGASPHSVAEGRLVSREELDRACPDRPLMLVKYDGHACVVNTALLKEVDAKVRSLRGYHPETGEMNQEAFFAVSDHITGSLSIPELVGNIQRAMDYLASRGIGMVHDVSGVGFAGNLDVSLETWLARSAQSGFQVRVFPQSIDVSVATRRHLPRIGGCFACALDGCFGSADAAMREPYEGTDETGVLYYTDEQVTDFCKRANRAGLQIEMHAIGDAAFDQACRALKAALDDHPRQDARHGIIHDCLPTPEGLDICAEYGIQFPMQSSFIDWPQEPDAYLERLLGPARTARLNPLRDIWDAGVTLSFGSDAPCTDPNPILWMQRACNHSNPAQSLTVAEALRAATYNGVWTTFDERDRGSLEPGKLADVAILSANPYELGASRLGELRVEGLILAGRPYEPQRQGVAAAIAHGMLGHGTC, from the coding sequence ATGGTGGTCTACGAGGGTTCCATCCTCACGGTGAACGAGGACGACGACGTCGCGCGCTACCTCGTGGAGGACGGCGGGCGCATCGTCTACGTCGGCAACGAACTGCCCGGGCGCTACGAGGCGGCGCCGCGCGTGGAGCTGGGCGACCGGGCGCTGTGCCCGAGTTTCGTGGACACGCACGAGCACCTCGCGAGCTTCGCCACGTTCAACGCCGGCCTCAACGTGATGGAGGCGCGCACGAACGCCCAGATCTGCGAGATGGTGGGGCACTTCGCCGAAAGGTCCACCTCCAAGACCCTCATCGCCTTTGGCGCCTCGCCCCACTCCGTCGCCGAGGGACGCCTCGTCTCGCGCGAAGAGCTCGACCGCGCCTGCCCGGACCGCCCGCTCATGCTCGTGAAGTACGACGGACACGCCTGCGTGGTCAACACCGCCCTGCTCAAGGAGGTCGACGCCAAGGTGCGCTCCCTGCGCGGCTATCACCCCGAAACGGGCGAGATGAACCAGGAGGCGTTCTTCGCGGTTTCCGACCACATCACCGGCTCGCTCTCCATCCCCGAGCTCGTGGGCAACATCCAGCGCGCCATGGACTACCTCGCGAGCCGCGGCATCGGCATGGTCCACGACGTCTCGGGCGTGGGATTTGCCGGCAACCTCGATGTCTCCCTGGAGACCTGGCTTGCGAGAAGCGCCCAGAGCGGTTTCCAGGTCCGCGTCTTTCCCCAGTCCATTGACGTCTCGGTTGCCACCCGGCGGCACCTCCCCAGGATCGGCGGATGCTTCGCCTGCGCGCTCGACGGCTGCTTTGGCTCGGCCGACGCCGCGATGCGCGAGCCCTACGAGGGCACGGACGAGACGGGCGTGCTCTACTACACCGACGAGCAGGTGACCGACTTCTGCAAGCGGGCGAACCGCGCGGGCCTGCAGATCGAGATGCACGCCATCGGTGACGCGGCGTTTGACCAGGCGTGCCGAGCGCTCAAGGCGGCGCTCGACGACCACCCGCGCCAAGACGCGCGTCACGGCATCATCCACGACTGCCTGCCCACGCCTGAGGGCCTCGACATCTGCGCGGAGTACGGCATCCAGTTCCCCATGCAGTCCTCCTTCATCGACTGGCCCCAGGAGCCAGACGCCTACCTCGAGCGCCTGCTCGGGCCGGCGCGCACGGCCAGGCTGAACCCGCTTCGCGACATCTGGGACGCCGGCGTCACGCTCTCGTTTGGCTCGGACGCCCCCTGCACGGACCCAAACCCCATCCTGTGGATGCAGCGCGCCTGCAACCACAGCAACCCGGCGCAGTCGCTCACCGTGGCCGAGGCGCTGCGCGCGGCCACCTACAACGGCGTCTGGACCACCTTCGACGAGCGCGACCGCGGCTCGCTCGAGCCGGGCAAGCTCGCCGACGTGGCGATACTGTCTGCCAACCCCTACGAGCTGGGCGCGAGCCGCCTAGGCGAGCTTAGGGTCGAGGGCCTCATCCTGGCGGGGCGCCCCTACGAGCCCCAGCGCCAGGGCGTCGCCGCCGCCATCGCCCACGGCATGCTCGGTCACGGCACCTGCTAG
- a CDS encoding Asp23/Gls24 family envelope stress response protein, which translates to MAQTIPGTLRVSNDVIADLAGYAALECYGVVGMAYTDAQDNIVRLLSLGSLRKGIDVSTCEGRVKVDLHTVLEQGVNMASVSRNLESAVRFTLKEVAEIEDADVTVHVEDLRANK; encoded by the coding sequence ATGGCACAAACCATCCCCGGAACCCTCCGGGTCTCCAATGACGTCATCGCCGACCTCGCCGGCTACGCCGCGCTCGAGTGCTACGGCGTCGTGGGCATGGCCTACACGGACGCCCAGGACAACATCGTGCGCCTGCTCTCGCTCGGCAGCCTGCGCAAGGGCATCGACGTGAGCACGTGCGAGGGCCGCGTCAAGGTCGACCTGCACACGGTGCTCGAGCAGGGCGTCAACATGGCGAGCGTCTCGCGCAACCTCGAGAGCGCCGTTCGCTTCACGCTCAAGGAGGTCGCGGAGATCGAGGACGCCGACGTCACAGTGCACGTTGAGGACCTTCGCGCCAACAAGTAG